A genomic segment from Rhodothermales bacterium encodes:
- a CDS encoding MGMT family protein, with translation MRGGDSDFFDRVWDVVAQIPHGKVTTYGHIAEHVGLKSAARTVGWALNAAAETGLPCHRVVNRFGALSGSRHFGGAHIMEDLLRSEGVTFTDEGCVDMKEHLWVPGTAPG, from the coding sequence ATGCGAGGCGGCGATTCAGATTTTTTCGATCGCGTGTGGGACGTAGTGGCTCAGATTCCGCACGGGAAGGTCACGACCTACGGACATATCGCCGAGCATGTTGGCCTGAAGAGTGCGGCTCGAACGGTCGGATGGGCACTGAACGCGGCGGCCGAAACGGGTCTTCCATGCCACCGTGTAGTGAATCGCTTCGGAGCACTGTCGGGAAGCCGGCACTTCGGGGGTGCTCATATCATGGAGGATCTGCTGCGAAGCGAGGGTGTAACGTTCACGGATGAGGGCTGTGTGGACATGAAGGAGCATCTCTGGGTACCGGGGACGGCGCCCGGGTAG
- the aroA gene encoding 3-phosphoshikimate 1-carboxyvinyltransferase, whose amino-acid sequence MDQLIHRATHAVGRVDLPGDKSIAHRAAILAALADGTSEIVNFPDSRDPQSTLSCLRQLGVQIDIEEASMRVHGRGLSGLQPSQEPIDCGNSGTTMRLLTGVLAGQSFASTLVGDASLSSRPMERIAEPLRQMGARIELTDGHAPIHILPADGPLKPIEYRLPVASAQVKSCTLLAGLYADGETTVIESRTTRDHTERMLRLEILHLGDEAHISVSGHRVIPAQGWAVPRDFSAAAFFLVAGAAVPNAQMTIAGVGLNPTRSGALDVLSAMGARIERSDERTFGGELIGDLRVRTSPLTSVNITGVLVPNLIDEIPILAVAATGAHGTTSIRDAAELRVKETDRVKAMVTNLRKMGADVDEHDDGLTIRGGTTLRGAEVDSFGDHRVAMAMGVAGLLAEGETTIRNANCANISFPGFWQQLRRLAGQ is encoded by the coding sequence ATGGATCAGCTAATACACAGAGCAACGCACGCTGTCGGGCGCGTCGATCTTCCCGGCGACAAGTCGATTGCCCACCGCGCCGCTATTCTGGCGGCGCTCGCAGATGGCACAAGCGAAATCGTCAACTTCCCGGACTCGCGAGATCCACAGAGCACGTTGAGTTGTCTGCGGCAGCTCGGCGTCCAGATCGATATCGAGGAAGCGTCGATGCGTGTGCATGGACGTGGATTGAGCGGCCTGCAGCCGAGTCAGGAACCGATAGACTGCGGCAATTCCGGCACAACCATGAGGTTGTTGACCGGTGTATTGGCGGGGCAGTCATTCGCGTCGACGCTGGTCGGCGACGCGTCGCTGTCCTCCAGGCCGATGGAACGTATCGCCGAACCGCTGCGACAGATGGGAGCCCGGATCGAGCTGACCGACGGGCACGCTCCGATTCACATCCTTCCCGCCGATGGGCCGCTGAAGCCGATCGAGTACCGCCTGCCTGTAGCGTCCGCTCAGGTCAAGTCGTGCACGCTTCTTGCCGGCCTGTACGCCGACGGCGAAACAACCGTGATTGAATCGAGGACGACCCGGGATCACACGGAGCGCATGCTGCGGCTGGAGATCCTTCATCTGGGCGACGAAGCGCACATCTCGGTCAGCGGTCATCGGGTGATTCCGGCTCAGGGCTGGGCCGTGCCGAGAGATTTCTCCGCGGCAGCGTTCTTCCTGGTCGCCGGTGCCGCCGTACCGAACGCGCAAATGACCATCGCCGGTGTGGGCCTGAACCCGACGCGTTCGGGAGCGCTGGACGTGCTCTCCGCCATGGGTGCGCGAATCGAGCGTTCGGATGAGCGCACGTTCGGTGGCGAGTTGATCGGAGACCTGCGAGTTCGCACCTCTCCGCTCACGAGCGTGAATATCACCGGAGTGCTCGTGCCCAATCTTATCGACGAGATACCGATTCTCGCCGTAGCGGCGACCGGCGCCCACGGCACCACCTCGATCCGCGATGCCGCCGAGTTGCGCGTGAAGGAGACAGACCGCGTAAAAGCGATGGTCACGAATCTCAGGAAGATGGGCGCCGACGTGGACGAACATGACGACGGTCTAACGATTCGCGGCGGAACGACGCTGCGCGGCGCGGAGGTCGATTCCTTCGGAGATCACCGTGTGGCCATGGCCATGGGTGTCGCCGGCTTGCTCGCAGAGGGCGAGACCACGATCCGAAATGCCAACTGTGCGAACATCTCGTTCCCGGGATTCTGGCAGCAGCTCAGACGACTGGCCGGCCAATAG